In Desulfovibrio sp. TomC, the sequence GCAGATACCCCACTTGGCTTATCCAGGCGGCGGTCAACCCGGCCAAATGCCTGGTGGCTTCGTAGGTGCGCGTCACATGCCAGGCGATATGGTTCATGTTCTTCGTCGTTGGCGCGTACCGCGCGACCTGAAAGATTTCGTCCAAGGTTTCCTGGGGCAACGGTGTCCTCTTGAATTTGCGTATGGAGCGCCGGTTGCGGATCAGGGCGTCGAGGGCTTCCGGCGTCGCCTGTCCCGGTTGCACCGCGAGAAAATCATTTGGCGGGAGTTTGGCATGCTCCAAGGCGGCGGTTGGGCAGACAGCCACGCAGTGCCCACAGTTGATACAGTTTTTTTCGCTTTCCGGACTGGTGATTGGATATCCTTCGGCGTCGGTGGTCAGGACCGCGAAAGGGCAGGTTGCAACACAAAATCCATCCCGCTTACAGCGTGTCCTATCGACGGTGATATTAGCCATGCTATTCTCCTTCTGGGGATCGTTACACTGTTTTGTTGCACGCTATGGTTCGCTCAAGACGCACCGGCAGATCCGTGGCTCTGAGCTGCTTCGGGCCGACGGTCGGGGATTTGTCTGGAGAGGGCTGATACGATTCGCATTACGAACCATGATTCACTCCTGGCATGAGTGGTTTGCGCCCGGCGGAACTTTGCCGGGCCGCTTTGCCATGGCGACGACGGCCGCGAACCAGACGGGGATGGCGGAGAAAAGGTCGCCAGAGGTCTCGTCCGGACCGCGCGTCGGGTTAGCGACACTGCATTCAAACAACGATCGCCCCTCCCCGGTTGGTGTCCACAAACAGATATTCAGGATGAGGCAGCACTTCCAATAGACCGGTCTACGTAATGCTTGTTAAAAAAAGAGTTGCGGTTTTTATCTCTGAGCCAGGAATACATTGAAATATAAATGGATAAAATGCCGTAACGGTTCTGGTGACTTTTTGATTTTTGAGCGAAGCACTGCTCCTTGAAATGATGCAATCATGTTTTCGGCGAGCATTGCAACGTCTATATATGCGGGGATTGAGCTGTCGTTCTGTGCCTGAATAAGCACATCAGAGACGCGTTTCTCCCAAAGTTGTAGTGATAGTTCAAGGCGTTGCCGGACACTTTCGTATTGATCGGACATCTCCTGGCCTAAGTTGCCAAGGAGGCAGCCCTTGTAGCATCCACTTTCTTCAAATGTGGCAATGATGGTTTCGAAACTTTTTTTGACACGCTCAAGCGCTGGTAAAGACGCATCGTTAAGAATAGGGGAGAGCACTGCACTCCTGCTCGCAACAAATTTGTCGATAACCGCCAGAGAAAATTCTTCTTTGCTTGAGAAAAAGTTGTAAAATGAACCCTTTGGAATCTTTGCTTCCTTCAGAATCGCCTCAACGCCGGTGCCATTGAACCCTCTGCTCCATACGAGATCGAGTCCAACCTGGAGGAGGGTCTCTTTGCTGTGAATGCGTTTCATGGCTGAGCAATTAGACCGGTCGTTCTAAAAAGTCAACATCTATTTCGTCGCTTGGTCCCGGCTATTCGATGCGACTTTGCGCGGCAGTGGCTCCATGCTGGCGGCCTCGCGAAATCGAAGCTATTCCGATTGTTTATGCATATGTTCTGTCAGATAGTGGCCGACAGGATAGCCATAGGGCTGTTGGCAGGCGAGCGACAGAGGTTTTGGCTGCCCCTGCCCGGGAAAGTGCCGCAAGAACTGGCCGAGTAAGGCACCGTTAGCGATGGATCTGCAGGCATCATGGGCAAAAAACCTCGCTTATTTACTGCAAATTAACAAAAAATTAATTTTTCAGCTGCGAAATGCTTACGAAACCTTTTATCAATTAATGACAGATAATTAGTTGTTGTTTCGTCAGAAAACGTAAACCAGTAAGAATCCAATTCCACGGTAAACGTCGAAGAGCCAAGAAGCCCAGGTCCTGCCGTAAAACTCGGAATACTGCTGCTTCAACCCTCGGAAAAGTCCAAAAAAACCAAATTCAAAGACCTAAAAGAATTGTGCAACCGTCTCCCTGAGCAGTTGCCGAGAAGGCCGTTGGTGCGTATATGGCGTTGTGAGTAGGTACTGCTTTGAAGCTTATAGCGTTAGGAAAGAAAGGGGCGGGCATGGATACAGCAAGAGTCGAGGCAATACATAAGCAAACTGTCCGCGAGACCATGCAGGAAAACGCCAAGCTCTGCGTCGCGTTCATGGTGATGAACATGTTGGCCGCGACGATCGCCAGTTATGGCCTTTTCGCCAACAGTCCGGCCGTCATTATCGGAGCCATGATCATTGCCATGTTGCTCGGGCCGATCACGGGCGTCTCGTTGGCCCTCGTCGACAGCGACATGAAGGCGTTGTTTCGAGGTATAGGCACGCTCCTCGTAGGCGCTGCCGGCGTCATTGCCACGGCATACACTATTGGCTCAATTCATATCGATGTGCCTATTACGGCGGAAATACTCGGACGGACCCATCCGAATTTCGCGGACCTCATGATCGCCCTGGCCGGTGGGGCGGCCGGCGCGTATGCCTCGGTTTCGCCCCGGCTCAGCGTCGCCTTTGTCGGCGTGGCCATCGCCACGGCGCTGGTGCCGCCCCTTTGCGCCGCGAGCATCCTCCTGGCGCGCGGCCAACACCAATTGGCGTTTGGCGCGTTCTTGCTGACTTTCACCAACATCGTCGCCATCCAGTTCGCCTCGTCCGTGGTGCTTTTTGTCACCGGCTTTCGTAAAGTGACCGAAACCAAGGGCCTGTCCTTTTTGCAGTTCCTGAAGTTCAACTTGGTCAGCATCGCCATCCTGGCCATCCTGGCCGTGGTCCTTACCAACAGCATGCACGAAGTGCTCTCCAAGAAAATCTACGAAGCCAACGTCCGCAGCGTGCTGGAGCAGGAATGCGCCACCGCGGACGGTTGTTATCTGGCGGACATCCGTTTTGGCCCACGTTGGAAGCAGGAAAACGTCATTTCCGCCGTTGTTCGGGGGCCGCAGCCGCCGACGCCGGAGCGCATCGCGGCCATTGAAAAGAAGCTGCCCGCCCATCCCAAGGGCCTGCCTGTGGAGCTTCGGGCGCGGTATGTGCCAACAACGACGATCAACCGGGACGGCGTCCTTTACGAGAACATCCAGGAGGGCGACGGGAATCCATGACCGGTTGGCGGCCCGGCCAGGTTCTGGAGTTGACCCGATCTCGTGGACAGCGAATCCTTTGAGAAGGAGAGGTTCACGATGTCGAAACGCCCCCTGTACAGGCCCGTCGCGGGGCATTCGTTTTCGGTGGTTAGCCAGGACGTACAGCGTCGTGGTTGCCGCTATCGGCCCGGGGATACGGCAGAAACCATGGTGAAACGGACGGACAAGGCTCTTTATGAGGCCGCAGACTGGCCGCGATCCTGCCGCTCTGGAACGCGGACCGGCCTGTCGCGCCCAAAAAATGTTGGCAGGCGCGCCATAGACGTGTTGGCTGTCCGTTGGCGGTCTGTTGGCTGATGCGCCTCAGACCTACTGGTGGCTGTTGGCTGGAGCCGACAAAGGCGCTGTGCCTCCCCGGATTTTATGCAAAAAAATACAATATTTTAAATATGTTATGCTTTTCTGTTGGCATGGCATTCAAGAGATCGCGGGGTCGATTCCCTCCAGCTCCACCAGAAAGCATGCACGGGGTTCGGTGATAAGCCTAACCCCTTTTTCTTTTGGACCCGCCAACACTACGCCACCTGGTTTTGTTGGTTCCCCTGTATGAGCGTCACAAGGGTTCGCAGAAGCGAGCCGGCTTGAGCACCCGGAAAAGGGGGCTTGTTTTTTTTCAAGAGGTCGCCCCCACCTCTCCGTCTCTTTCGCTCTTGTCAGAATTTTTCTTCAATTTTACGAATAGTTGCAAAAAAAGAAACCATGGGCGCTTGTGGAATTTTCAAGCGATCTCCCCCGTTTTGGATTTTTGGACATTTTGGGTACAGCCTCAGTAAAAAATCGGAAGCAGGGAGTCGATCACTGCCCCGGTCCTCGTCGCCGGCGCCGAAGGCTGACCCTGATACAGTGTTTGCCGCAGGAACTCGGCGAGGAAGCCATGGGGGACGGGATAGTACCGGGTCGGTTGATCTTCCTGGGCCGGCTCCGTCCCTTTTCTGACGTTCCTGGCATCGCAGGGTGTCTGCTGGGGATTCCCTGCCGATCTGCTTCTTGCCCTTGAGTGTTTTTTGTGGGATTATTTCAAGGTTAGAAAAAGGCTGACCTGTAGAGTTGAGGCGGGATTGTCGCTATGGCAGCATGAACAATTTATCTACCAGGAGAACAAGGTATGAAGCTCAAAGTTGCTATTGCGTTCTGTTTTTCATTGATCCTGACTGCATCATTGGCTTTGGCTGGCGGGAAAGTTCCTTCGCTGATCGGGAAATGGAATGTCGAGTCGTCAGGCGGTATGATGCTCAATGCTGAAAAGGAAGGGAAAGAAACCCATTGGACTGTTGGGCAGAGGGTTTTGAAAGGGCAAATTGACATTTCCAGTCAGGAAGATCGCTTTGTGACGGGGACGTACACGTCTGCCCGTGGATCAGAGAAGTTTATCGCCATGATCACTCCTGACGGAAAATATATGTACGCCTCCGATACCGATGGTTTTTTTGATTGCAAGATTGCGAACAAGGATACCCTTGAAATCGTCTACCGGCATGTGAAGGCATCGGACAGCGTTGTCGCCATTGGGGTGGCGAAACGCCAGAAGTAGTCACCATGGCACGATTCTCCTCAGTTTATTGGATATGCTGGGGTTACCCCTGATCCGGGTGGCCCCTTTATGATTTCAGTTGGATACGCTGCAAACAGGGAAACACGGCTCCGGGATCGTCGCTTAACGGACGGACACCCTTCGTGGGGCAGGATCTCACGGTCGCTTCCTCGGCGGATGTGGCCCCTTTGGCTGGCACATGCGGCTAACGAGATGGAAACATACTGGGCCTGGAGCAAAATCGGACACGACTCCCGCCTCGCAGCCCCGATAAACGTGACAAACAGCTCCTTGCAAGAATGACGCAGCGGTCTCGAATCGTTGCGTTGCGCTGGGTCAATGCATTTCAAGATGGCAGACTGCCGTACTCGGCTTAAAATGTAATGATGTCGAGTGTATAGCCAGCGTCGTGACTGCTTTGGGCGAAGAAACGTCCTGCCTGCGTCTGGCCGCGCACCGACAAGACAGGCTACTTCCTGTTGCCGTAACGGTATACAGAAAGACGTATTGGTTTTGAAAGTTCCTCTCTGCAATCAACAGCAGGCATGTGACCTGAAAACCGACATGTTGCCGCCATTGTCTTCGGCTTTACATACTATATCTGTGCGATGCAGGCGTCGCTGGCTCGAATTGACCGGATAGAGGAGCCTGGACAATCTCCCTTGGATCGGGATACGTCCCAGCGAGTTGCCTGCTCCACCAGCTAGCGGGCGCGAAGGACGCTCTTGATGGGAAACCATCCCCCGGAGAAAGACGCCGCCGGCACGTTTACCCGTCAAGGGTTCACCGTCATGGTCAAGCCGGCCGGACCGGATTGTAACCTGACCTGCTCCTACTGCTTTTATCGAACCAAACGACGGCTTTTCAAAGACCCACACCCGCGCATGGGCCGGCGTGTGGTTGAACGCTTCATAAAAAGCTATCTCGAACTCCATCCCGGGCCGGATGTTCCCTTTGCCTGGCAGGGTGGCGAGCCGCTTCTGGCCGGCCTTCCCTTCTTTGAACAGGTCGTGCGCCTGGCGCGTCGCCACACGCCGGCAGGCAAGCGGGCCTGCCAGGCCGTACAGACCAATGCCACCTTGATCGATCGTGATTTTGCGCGGTTTTTTGCCCAAAACGCATTCCTGGTCGGCGTGAGTCTCGACGGACCCGCTGCATGTCACGACGCCTACCGCCGTCGCGCCGGCCAGCCGACCCATGCAGAGGTCATGGCCGGTCTGACGCGCTTGCGGGAGCACGGCGTCGCCTACAACATCCTGTGCGCGGTCCACGCCGCCAACCAGGAGCATCCCGAGGACGTCTACCGTTTTTTGCGCGACGCGGCCGGGGCCACGTTCATCCAGTTCATTCCCATCGTCGCCGACGGCGCAGGGAGCCTGTGCTCGGCCAGCGTCACCCCGGCTGCGTTCGGTTCTTTCCTGTCGCGGGTGTGGGATGTCTGGCGACGTGAGGATGTCGGCCGGGTATACGTCGGCCATTTCGACGCCGCCCTGGCCGCCCATCTGGGCCAGTCCGGGGCAATTTGCGCCATGGCCCGGGACTGCGGCCGAGCCCTGGTGCTCGAGCACGACGGCAGCCTGTATGCCTGCGATCATTTCGTGGACGAAACCAATTATCTGGGCAGCCTGGCCCGGCAATCCCTGTCCGAACTGCTGGCCAGTCCGGTCCTGGCGGCCTTCGGCGCGGTCAAGGCCGCGACGCTTCCTGCCCTCTGCCGGCAATGCCCCGATCTTTTCGCCTGCGGCGGCGGCTGCCCCAAGGATCGCCTGCAGGTAGCCCCCCCGGGAGCCTTGACCGCGCCGTACCTGTGCCAGGGCTTCAAGGGCTTTTTTCGCCATGCCGGCCCGGAACTGGCTGCCATGGCCGACGTCATCCGGCGACAACCAGCCTTTCGACGCGTGACGGACGAATCCGCTGCAAGGAGAAACGCACCATGACAGACCATGCCATGCCAACCGTCACCCGACGCGAGTTTCTCAAGGGCTCGGCCCAAGTCCTGACACTGGGCGTCGTGGCCTCGGCCCTGCCCGGACTGCCCGCCATGGCCGGTGGCCCGGCCCAGGCAAAGGCCGCCGCGCTCCCGGCCAGACCCAACCTGCTCATCCTGATCAGCGACCAGGAGCGCTATCCCCGGAACTGGCCCGACGGCTGGGCCGAGGCCAACCTCAACAAGGCGCGAGCGCGCCTTCTGGCCAACGGCCTGGATTTCTCCCGGGCCTTTTGCAGCGCCTCCATGTGCTCGCCCAGCCGGGGCAGCCTGTTTACCGGGCTCTATCCCGCCCAGCATGGCGTGACCATGACCCTGGCCGAAGGCGGCGTCGAGACCACCCTTTCCCCGGATCTGCGCAACCTAGCCCACCTGCTCGTCGAGGCCGGCTACGACGTGCAGTTGCGGGGAAAATGGCATCTGTCCAAAGGGGCCGACGGCGGCACGCCCACGAGCGACGATTTGGCGCAATTCGGTTTCCAGGGGTGGGTTCCCACGGATGTGGCCGAAGCCCTCGACGTGAACACGCTGGCGGGCGGGTGCCCAGACATGGACGCGCCCATCGTGGAGCAGGCCGTGACCTATCTCCAGACCATGACCCCGGGAAAAACCCAGGCCAAACCTTTTTGCCTGGTCGTTTCCCTGGGCAATCCCCACGACATCCTGGCCTATCCCGGACTGTGGGACCAGGAAAGCTGCACGGACAACTGCTACAAGAATACGGCCAACCTCGATATGGGCATCGGTGTGCCGGACTCGCACGATGCAGACGACCTCTCGCTCAAACCCGTTGTCCAGAAGCAGGCGCTGAAACTCTACGCCAGCGGGCTGGGCACCCTCGTCTTGCCTCAAGAACAGCTCAACTACGTTAATTTTTACGGATACCTGCAAACGGTCATTGATGCTCAGTTCAATACGATCCTGCAAACCCTCGCGAATCAGGGCCTGACCGAATCCACGGTCGTGGTGCGCACCACCGACCACGGTGAACTGGGCCTGGCCCATGGCGGCCTGCGCCAAAAGATGTTCAATGTCTACGAGGAATGCGTCAACATCCCGTTGATTTTTTCCAATCCGCTTCTGTTTCCGGCCGCCCGGCAAACCACGGCCTACGCCACACTGATAGACATGGTTCCCACCCTGTCCAGCCTGTGCGGCATTCCCAAATGGAAGTGGTCGTACCTGCCGGGCAAGGACTTGACGCCTGTCCTTACGGGCGCCGCGTCCCAGGTCCAGGACACCATCCTCTTCACGTTCGACGACGAATACGCCGGGCAGATCTCCGCGCCTCCCTTCATTACCGAGCCGTGTCACATCCGTTGCATCATCCACAAGGACGCCGACGGAGAATGGAAATACGCCCGCTACTATGACCCTGCCGGAGTCGCGGCCGAAACGTACGAAATGTACTGCCTGCGGGATGGAACGGGAAACGCGGTCGATCCGGATGAACTGGACAACGTGGCCAACAGCGGCAGCCCCAACTATGCGCAATACGCAGCCAAGCGGCAGGAGCTGGCCCAACTTTTGGCCGTAGTCGAGGCAACGCGCCTCGCCCCGGTCACGCCGCCAGGGCCGCCCCAGCCCCAGCTCGATCTGCTCTTGCTCAACAGTTGAACAACGGGACACGGAGGGGTTTCTGTCCGCATGTATCAGTAAATTCTTAAGTATTCAAACATGACGCCTTCATCGCATACAGCAATGATCGCCCGAGGTTGTCAGGCATGGCACATCGCGGGGGCGCTCCATGAGCCAGCAGCATCAGCCGCCTTTCTCCACCCCGCCAGCCATCAAGTCGGCCGGCTCTTGCTGCTCATGGATGGTAAAATGCCCCGGGAAGCGTTGCAGGATTGACTTCATTTGCAAGACCGGTGGGCCAAACCATGGCATAAGCGCGCCGATAGAGCCGTTGGCAGGTTGGCCACAGACGCGTTGGCTGTCTGTAAAAAGCGGGCCGCCTCTTCCGAGACGGCCCGCTCAATTTTTTCCATTCCAGGGGTCCGGGGGGATGATCCCCCCGGCGGGGTCTCAGGGGCAGCGCCCCTGATTCTCTTTTATTCCCAACTACACCAACGGCGTGTTCGCCACGATGCTCCAGACGCCGCAGGGGCAGGCGTTGCCGCAGAAGCCGCAGCCGATGCACTTGTCCGGGTCCGACACCATGGCGAATTCCTTGCCTTCCTTCTGCTGCCGCGAAATCGCCCCAACCGGGCAGATCGTTTCGCACAGGCCGCAGTCGCGACACGCCCCGCAGGACGAGCACTGGCTGGCGCAGCTGGTCAGGTCGTTAAACTCCATGACGCGCGGGTCAAAGTATTCGAGCTTGGCCCGCTTGTAGTCGATCATCTGGCGGGTGTCCTCGCACGGCCGTTTGCCGGTGAGGATTTCGTCAATGGCCCGGGCAGCGTCGCGGCCCATGCCGATGGCCTGGGTGAGCAGGCCGGGTTTGACGATGTCGCCGATGGCGAACACCTTGGGATTGGTGGTCTGGTAGATGGGGCTGACCTTCACATGGCCGCGCTCGGTGGCAATGGTGTCGCCGAGGAACTCGATGTCCGGCACGTCGCCAACGGACAGGATCACGGTGTCGGCCGGGACGAGTTCCCCGGACTGGAGCATGACCCCTTCGGCCGTGATCTCCTTGGTGAAGCAGGGATACTTGAAGACCGCGCCAACGGCTTCGGCGTCGTGGCGTTCCTTGCCAAAGGCGGCGGGCTTTTGGATGTCGATGAGCGTAATGGATTCGGCTCCGAAGCGGGCGGCCTCGGTGGCCACGTCGCAGCCGACGTTGCCGGCCCCGATGATGACCACGCGCTTGCCGACCTTGGCCGTGCCCTTTTTGGCGGCCTTTAAGAAGGTCAGGGCCGGGGTGGCCAGCTCCTTGCCGGGGACCGGCAGGATGCGGGGCTTGTTGGCTCCGATGGCCAGCACCACGTAGTCGAAGTCGGTGACGATCTGGGCGAACTCGTCGGCGGAAATCGTCTTTTGCAGCTGGATGTGCGGCAAAATCTCCCGGGCTCGGGCGATTTCGGCCTCCAGCACCTCGGAGGGGATGCGGCTGGACGGAATGGCGGCCGTGATCTTGCCGCCAAGCTTTTCCGACGGATCGTAGATGATGGCCTCGTGGCCGGCCAACCGCAGCTGCCAGGCCACGGACATGCCGGCCGGACCGCCGCCGATGACGGCCACGCGCTTGCCGGACAGTTCCGGGAGCTTGGGCATCTTGCCGGCCTTGGCGTTGGCCTTGCCGAGCAGGGCCGTATCAAGGGGCTTCAGGTTGCCGACATTGCGGGTGCAGCCCTGCATGCACAGGTTGGGGCACAGATAGCCGCAGATGGTGGCCGGGAAGGGCGTGTAGGCCAGGGCCAGATCCATGGCCTCGTCCATAAGGCCGTCGCGCACGAGCTGCCAGCGCTCCTGCACCGGGATGCCGGTGGGGCAGCTGGCCTGACAGGGGGACAGATATTTCTTGTTTTCCCAGACCGGCACGAAGCGGCGCAGTTCGCCGCTGACGATCAGGCCGACAGGGGTCCGGTCGGAATCGTCGAGATCGCCGATCAGGCCGCCGCGACCGAGTTCGGCATCCCAGACGTTGGCCCGGAAATCGCTGATGGCCCGGCGCACTTTGCCGGTCTTTTCGTACGGGCTGCGGGCCAGAATAAGCTGCCAGTCGTCGCGCCCGGCCAGGGAATCAAACAGTTCCGGCTGGCCGATGGCGGCCAGGAACTTGCTCAGATTTTCAGTCAGCCAGGCATAGGCGGCGTCGTCAACGGGCACGAGCTTGGCGTCGGCCAGGGAGAAGCCCTTGTACGGCCCGCGGAAGAAGATGCGTCCGCCGACCATGCCGACGCAGGGGCGATAGCCGAGCACGTTGTCCGGGTTTTGCGGATTGTGGCCGCAGACAACAGCCGTGCCGCCGGCCATGAACTCGGCGAAATAGTCGCCCACGCTGCCGAGAACGAACAGCTCCGGGGCGTCGTATTTCGGGTTCTGCTTGGTCATGGTCATGCCGCGCGAACCGATGTTGCCGGCGATCATGACCTTGCCCTGGGCCATGGCGTTGCAGGCCCCGTTGCCGGCGTTGCCGCGCACCACGATCTCGGCCCCGGCGTTGAGCCAGCCGATGTCGTCGGAGACCGAGCCTTCAATGAGGATCTTGGTGCCGGGGAAGCCCATGGACCCGGTGCGCTGGCCCGGCGAGCCGGTGATGCGCAGGGTGACGGGTTCGCTGCGCGAAACCCACAAACGCCCGCCAATGCCGTGCTGGCCGGAGGCTTCGACAGTGAGATCGCGCGCGCCCTGGGTCACGGCCTGCTGGATGTGCTCTTCCAGAAGACGCGATTCGACCCGGTGGCCGTTAACAATGCCGTGTATGGTGACGGTCTGGTGTGCCATGTCTTGCTGCCTTGGTGCGTAGGGGTATGACGCCCGGGTTAGACCACGTATTTGATCTTGAGCCGCTCGGCCACGTGGTAGTCGCTGATGCCCAGACCGTCGGACATGCCGATGGGGAGCGAGGTGGAGCGACCCAGCGGGGCGACGATCTTGCGCAGTTCGGTGTCGAAGGACAGGAAGACGTCAACCAGACGCTCGGCCACCTTTTCGGGATCGAGCCGGCGGTACACGCGCGGGTCCTGGGAGGTGATGCCCTTGGGGCACACGCCGATGTTGCAGACGTTGCAGCGGTCGTGCTCGGAACCCACGCACCCGGCCGCGGACTGCATGATGTACTTGCCGGACTGCACGGCGCTGGCGCCGAGCATGATCAGGGCGGCGGCGTTGGCGGCCAGATTGCCGTTTTTGCCGATGCCGCCGCCGGCCATGAGCGGAATCTCGTTCTGCTTGCCGGAGATGACCAAGTTTTCGTAGCAGTCGCGCAGGTTGGTGGCGATGGGGTGGCCCATGTGGTTCATGGAGACGTTGTAGGCCGCGCCGGTGCCGCCGTCCTCGCCGTCGATGGCCAGGCCCGCGGCGTAGGGGTTGCGCACGAGGTTGTTGAGCACTGCCGTCGCGGTCGTGGTGCCGGAGATCTTGGGGTAGACCGGGACGCGAAATCCCCAGGCCATGGACATGGACTGGATCATCTTGGCCACGGATTCCTCAATGGAATACTGGGTCTGGTGGGTCGGCGGGCTTGGCAGGGACACGCCCTGGGGCACGCCGCGGATGGCGGCGATGAGCTTGTTGACCTTGTACCACATGAGCAGGCCGCCGTCGCCGGGCTTGGCTCCCTGGCCGTACTTGATCTCGATGGCGCAGGGGTCTTCCTTCATGTCGGGCAGGGCTTTGATGATTTCATCCCAGCCGAAGTAGCCCGAGGCGACTTGCAGGATCATGTACTTGAGAAAGCGCGAGCGGAGCAGGCGCGGCGGACAGCCGCCTTCGCCGGTGCACATGCGCACCGGCATGCCCATCTCCTCGTTGAGATAGGTCACGCCCATGACGAGGCCTTCCCACATGTTGGGGGAGAGCGCGCCAAAGGACATGGAGCCGATCATCAGCGGATAGATTTCGCGCACCGCCGGCACCCAGGCATTGTCCGCCAGGGCGGCGAGGCCTTCCTCGGGGGGCTGGATGCGGCCGAGAAGCGTACGCAGCTCGAACTCGTGGCGGCCGGCGTCCAGGGCCGGGTCGGTGAGCATGGAGATGCGGATGAATTTGATCTGGTCGAGCAGGCTGCCGCCGTCGTTTCGCCGCCCGCCCCGGGTGCGGGCCGCGCCGCCCCGGTTGTTGTGGAACTTGAGCGTCGTTGCTTCCGGACGGAGTCTGGGAGCAATGGAGTTATTGGGGCAGACCATGTTGCACATGGCGCAGCCGATGCAGCGGTAGGCCGGATCGGTGCGCTGGCGGATGCCATGGTAAATGGCATAGGAATTGGTGGGCTTTTTGGCCAAAGCCGGGGTGGCCTCGACGGTCCGCTTGCGATGGACGCCAAGTTCGATGGCGTTTACCGGACACACCGCCGTGCAGCGCCCGCACAGGGTGCAGGTGTTCTTGTCCCACTCAATCTGCCAGGGCAGGTCGTTGACGCTTAGTGTGGACGGGGTAATGACTGCAGCTGATTGCATATGGTGACCTCTTGGCATTCGGGGCGCACGATGGCTGTATCCAGGTGCATGGGTTGAAAATCGGCGTACTGGTCGCGGTCGGGGATGGCCGCGTCGAGGCCGCAGATTTCCGAAGAGAAGGCAAAGATGCCGGGCTTGCCGCCGACCACGCCGGGCCGCAGCTTCTTGCGGTCCTGGACCATGAACATGGTCTTGTCGGGCAGGCAGCCGATGACGCAGTTGGGACCGTCGATGATGAGCTTGCGGCAGGTCTGCTTGATGCGGGCCAACAGCGCCCGGTCGGCGTGCCCTTCCATTTCGCTATCGGACAGCGGCGTGATGACGTGCTTGTAGTATTCGATGCCAAGCTGCAGCCGGTTGATCGTATAATGCATGATATGGGCGAAGACTTCGGAATCGGACTGATAGCCCATGTAGCCGGGGAACCCGCGCGAGAGCAGGTATTCCCGGATGGGCACAAAGGCCGTGTTTTCGCCGTTGGTCATGGTGCATACGCCCTGCAGGAAAAACGGATGGCAGGCGTAGAGATTGATGGCGTAGTTGGTGTTCTGCCGGCCCTGGGCCAGGATGCGGCGGCAGTCGAGTTCCGGGCGGGCAAGGCCCAGGTATTCGCCGATGGCCATGGGGTCGCCGACTTCCTTGACCATGACGGTGTCGGGCCAGAAGGAGAAGACGCGGATGGCCTCGGAGTCCTCGCCCATGCGGCGCAGTTCCACGCGCATGAGCATGTAGACCAGTTCGCGCTCGGCCTGCGGTTTGGCCTTGAGGTCGGCCGGGGCCTCGTAGGCCCGGGCCAGGTAGGTGCCCCGGATGGGGGTGCCAAGCGGCGCCTTGGTCTGGGGGATCAGCTCCAGGGTGTAGCGGGTGACGAAGCCGCGTTCGCCCATGAAGGCGTCAACGCGGTTTAAGCCTTCGTCGGTAAAAATTCCGGAGAGGATGGGTGCGTCCTTCATTTCACCGAAGGGGCCGCCAAGGTCGGAGAGGAACAGGCCAACGCCTGATCCGTCGTGCCCTTCCTTCATGACGTTAAGCGCCTCGATGGCGCGCATGGGGGACACTGGGTCCCGGCTGCTGAGGGCGAATAAGCGGCACATGGTCTACTCCGAATGATCGAATTCTCATTAAGGGGG encodes:
- a CDS encoding FAD-dependent oxidoreductase; this translates as MAHQTVTIHGIVNGHRVESRLLEEHIQQAVTQGARDLTVEASGQHGIGGRLWVSRSEPVTLRITGSPGQRTGSMGFPGTKILIEGSVSDDIGWLNAGAEIVVRGNAGNGACNAMAQGKVMIAGNIGSRGMTMTKQNPKYDAPELFVLGSVGDYFAEFMAGGTAVVCGHNPQNPDNVLGYRPCVGMVGGRIFFRGPYKGFSLADAKLVPVDDAAYAWLTENLSKFLAAIGQPELFDSLAGRDDWQLILARSPYEKTGKVRRAISDFRANVWDAELGRGGLIGDLDDSDRTPVGLIVSGELRRFVPVWENKKYLSPCQASCPTGIPVQERWQLVRDGLMDEAMDLALAYTPFPATICGYLCPNLCMQGCTRNVGNLKPLDTALLGKANAKAGKMPKLPELSGKRVAVIGGGPAGMSVAWQLRLAGHEAIIYDPSEKLGGKITAAIPSSRIPSEVLEAEIARAREILPHIQLQKTISADEFAQIVTDFDYVVLAIGANKPRILPVPGKELATPALTFLKAAKKGTAKVGKRVVIIGAGNVGCDVATEAARFGAESITLIDIQKPAAFGKERHDAEAVGAVFKYPCFTKEITAEGVMLQSGELVPADTVILSVGDVPDIEFLGDTIATERGHVKVSPIYQTTNPKVFAIGDIVKPGLLTQAIGMGRDAARAIDEILTGKRPCEDTRQMIDYKRAKLEYFDPRVMEFNDLTSCASQCSSCGACRDCGLCETICPVGAISRQQKEGKEFAMVSDPDKCIGCGFCGNACPCGVWSIVANTPLV
- a CDS encoding glutamate synthase-related protein, which codes for MQSAAVITPSTLSVNDLPWQIEWDKNTCTLCGRCTAVCPVNAIELGVHRKRTVEATPALAKKPTNSYAIYHGIRQRTDPAYRCIGCAMCNMVCPNNSIAPRLRPEATTLKFHNNRGGAARTRGGRRNDGGSLLDQIKFIRISMLTDPALDAGRHEFELRTLLGRIQPPEEGLAALADNAWVPAVREIYPLMIGSMSFGALSPNMWEGLVMGVTYLNEEMGMPVRMCTGEGGCPPRLLRSRFLKYMILQVASGYFGWDEIIKALPDMKEDPCAIEIKYGQGAKPGDGGLLMWYKVNKLIAAIRGVPQGVSLPSPPTHQTQYSIEESVAKMIQSMSMAWGFRVPVYPKISGTTTATAVLNNLVRNPYAAGLAIDGEDGGTGAAYNVSMNHMGHPIATNLRDCYENLVISGKQNEIPLMAGGGIGKNGNLAANAAALIMLGASAVQSGKYIMQSAAGCVGSEHDRCNVCNIGVCPKGITSQDPRVYRRLDPEKVAERLVDVFLSFDTELRKIVAPLGRSTSLPIGMSDGLGISDYHVAERLKIKYVV
- a CDS encoding glutamate synthase; the protein is MCRLFALSSRDPVSPMRAIEALNVMKEGHDGSGVGLFLSDLGGPFGEMKDAPILSGIFTDEGLNRVDAFMGERGFVTRYTLELIPQTKAPLGTPIRGTYLARAYEAPADLKAKPQAERELVYMLMRVELRRMGEDSEAIRVFSFWPDTVMVKEVGDPMAIGEYLGLARPELDCRRILAQGRQNTNYAINLYACHPFFLQGVCTMTNGENTAFVPIREYLLSRGFPGYMGYQSDSEVFAHIMHYTINRLQLGIEYYKHVITPLSDSEMEGHADRALLARIKQTCRKLIIDGPNCVIGCLPDKTMFMVQDRKKLRPGVVGGKPGIFAFSSEICGLDAAIPDRDQYADFQPMHLDTAIVRPECQEVTICNQLQSLPRPH